In one Vibrio sp. VB16 genomic region, the following are encoded:
- a CDS encoding DUF2750 domain-containing protein translates to MTDKLDSGMLKEINNMDADQRMKYCIKEIASSRCVWILKDEHGCVMLNTDDEDCVPVWPNEEFATEWATGEWEDCTAESISINKWHSRWTRGLEEDELAIVVFPNINEEGVVLYPDEFDSELRKQAQKLDRK, encoded by the coding sequence ATGACTGATAAACTTGATAGCGGTATGTTGAAAGAAATAAACAATATGGACGCTGATCAGCGAATGAAATATTGCATTAAAGAGATCGCTTCTAGTCGTTGCGTGTGGATTCTTAAAGATGAACACGGATGTGTCATGCTAAATACAGATGATGAAGATTGTGTACCTGTATGGCCAAATGAAGAGTTTGCGACAGAATGGGCGACGGGTGAATGGGAAGATTGTACTGCTGAAAGTATTTCTATCAACAAGTGGCATAGTCGTTGGACGCGTGGATTAGAAGAGGACGAGTTGGCTATTGTCGTCTTCCCTAATATCAATGAAGAAGGCGTTGTGCTTTATCCGGATGAGTTTGACTCAGAACTGAGAAAGCAAGCCCAGAAACTCGATAGAAAATAA
- a CDS encoding peptide ABC transporter ATP-binding protein produces MNESLLEVNGLSKQFVTRSGLFTKKIQQSVKPLSFTLEAGQTLGLIGQNGSGKSTLAKMLAGVCEPTSGEIRVNGDKLEHGDYSTRCKLIRMIFQDPNSSLNPRIQIGRILEGPLRRNTEMPPEARMSRVKNTLVRVGLLPEHAYFYPQMLAAGQKQRVCLARALILQPSIIIADEALNGLDMAMRSQIINLFLELQDEMGVSFVYASQHIGIIKHITDKVMVMHEGDVVEYGESSQVLTHPEHPVTQRLVESHFYKAPNYKRCS; encoded by the coding sequence ATGAACGAATCCCTTCTTGAGGTTAACGGTCTGTCCAAGCAATTTGTCACGCGATCTGGGTTATTTACCAAGAAAATCCAGCAATCGGTAAAGCCGTTGAGCTTTACCTTAGAGGCAGGGCAAACCCTCGGACTAATTGGTCAAAATGGTTCTGGCAAGTCAACTCTAGCAAAGATGCTGGCAGGGGTTTGCGAACCAACGAGTGGTGAGATTAGAGTGAATGGCGATAAGCTAGAACATGGAGACTACTCTACACGCTGTAAACTTATCCGCATGATATTTCAAGATCCTAATAGCTCTCTCAATCCAAGGATTCAAATTGGCAGAATCTTAGAAGGACCGCTACGACGTAATACGGAGATGCCACCAGAAGCACGTATGAGCCGAGTCAAAAATACCTTGGTTCGTGTTGGATTACTCCCAGAACACGCCTATTTCTATCCTCAGATGTTGGCAGCCGGACAAAAACAACGTGTATGCCTTGCGCGCGCTTTAATCTTGCAGCCTTCCATTATTATCGCTGATGAAGCGCTAAATGGTTTAGATATGGCAATGCGCTCTCAAATCATCAACCTTTTTCTCGAGCTTCAAGATGAGATGGGGGTTTCATTTGTTTATGCATCACAACATATTGGCATCATCAAACACATAACTGATAAAGTAATGGTGATGCACGAAGGTGATGTGGTGGAATATGGTGAAAGTAGTCAGGTTCTAACTCATCCAGAACATCCGGTTACTCAGCGGTTAGTTGAGAGTCACTTTTATAAAGCCCCGAACTATAAGAGATGTTCGTAA